One stretch of Planococcus sp. PAMC 21323 DNA includes these proteins:
- a CDS encoding type I restriction-modification system subunit M — MTTSEKQRQQQAELHKKLWTMANDLRGQMEAYDFKNYILGLIFYRYLSEKTEARIAKLLEEDNISYEDAWKDEEYREGLIETLLEEIGFVIEPEFLFSSMVMEIPKGDQGKFDVELLHKAIKAIEESTLGTDSQQDFEHLFDDMDLTSTKLGRDVKSRSKLIAKIILSINDIPFLHDDVDIDVLGDAYEYLISQFAANAGKKAGEFYTPQQVSKILAKIVTHEKPDLKNVYDPTCGSGSLMLRVAKESNVRLFYGQELTTTTFNLARMNMLLHDLRYTDFDIQNEDTLENPKHVDMRFEAVVANPPYSANWSADAKYLDDERFSDYGRLAPKSKADFAFVQHMIHQLDDNGTMAVVLPHGVLFRGGAEGVIRQFLIQDKNYLDAVIGLPANVFFGTSIPTCVLVFKKTRKEDANVIFIDASNEFEKGKNQNNLTDENVDKIVDTYKSRETIERYSYAASLEEIKESDYNLNIPRYVDTFVEEESVDLEAVQVRLKEIDKEIEEIDRELEEYFKELGVGLSERTSVEI; from the coding sequence ATGACAACTTCAGAAAAACAACGTCAGCAACAAGCTGAATTGCATAAGAAACTATGGACGATGGCCAATGACTTGCGCGGTCAAATGGAAGCGTATGATTTTAAAAACTATATACTCGGTCTTATTTTTTATCGTTATTTGTCAGAAAAGACAGAAGCGCGGATTGCGAAGTTATTAGAAGAAGACAATATTTCGTATGAAGATGCTTGGAAAGACGAAGAGTACCGCGAAGGATTGATCGAAACCTTGCTTGAGGAAATCGGCTTTGTCATCGAACCGGAATTCTTGTTTTCATCGATGGTAATGGAAATTCCAAAAGGCGATCAAGGGAAGTTTGACGTGGAACTGTTGCATAAAGCGATTAAAGCAATTGAAGAATCGACTTTGGGAACAGATAGCCAACAAGACTTTGAACATCTTTTTGATGACATGGATTTAACGTCAACAAAATTAGGACGTGACGTAAAATCGCGTTCAAAACTAATCGCGAAAATTATCTTAAGCATTAACGATATTCCGTTCTTACACGACGATGTAGACATTGACGTATTGGGCGATGCTTATGAGTATTTGATTTCACAATTTGCGGCGAATGCTGGCAAAAAAGCAGGCGAGTTTTATACGCCGCAACAAGTATCGAAAATTCTGGCGAAAATCGTGACACATGAAAAGCCAGACTTAAAGAATGTGTACGATCCGACGTGTGGATCCGGATCACTAATGCTGCGTGTAGCTAAAGAATCAAATGTACGCTTGTTTTATGGTCAAGAATTAACAACAACGACGTTTAACTTGGCGCGCATGAACATGCTGCTGCATGATTTGCGTTATACCGATTTCGATATTCAAAATGAAGATACGTTAGAAAATCCGAAGCATGTCGACATGCGTTTTGAAGCCGTTGTCGCAAACCCACCGTACTCCGCCAATTGGAGTGCAGACGCGAAATACTTAGACGATGAACGTTTTAGCGATTACGGTCGCCTGGCGCCAAAATCAAAAGCGGATTTCGCCTTTGTGCAGCATATGATTCATCAACTAGACGATAACGGAACAATGGCCGTTGTGTTACCGCATGGTGTATTGTTCCGTGGTGGAGCAGAAGGAGTCATTCGTCAATTTCTGATCCAAGACAAAAATTATTTAGATGCAGTGATTGGCTTGCCAGCTAACGTGTTTTTCGGTACCTCTATCCCAACATGTGTTTTGGTTTTCAAAAAGACGCGCAAAGAAGATGCCAATGTTATATTTATCGATGCATCAAATGAATTTGAAAAAGGCAAAAATCAAAACAACTTAACCGACGAAAACGTCGACAAGATTGTCGATACGTATAAATCGCGTGAAACAATTGAGCGTTATTCATACGCTGCGAGCTTGGAAGAAATTAAAGAAAGCGACTACAACTTAAATATCCCGCGCTACGTAGATACGTTTGTCGAAGAAGAGTCGGTAGATTTGGAAGCAGTACAAGTAAGATTGAAAGAAATTGATAAAGAAATTGAAGAAATTGATCGCGAGCTAGAAGAGTATTTTAAGGAATTGGGGGTTGGTTTAAGTGAACGTACCTCAGTTGAGATTTAG
- a CDS encoding restriction endonuclease subunit S gives MNVPQLRFSGFDGDWEIKKIKDFATVTSSKRVYLNDYVTNGIPFYRGKEITELKSGKTPEDVLYISNDRYEEFKTRFGAPVKGDILITAVGTIGNSMLVENDVEFYFKDGNLIWLREVNQNPKFLLYVFSNPAGHKKLLDSASGSNQKALTIVGLNKLEYKVPKIEEQNKIASFFSLIDQKVQKQQEKIEKLEQFKKGMMQKVFSQELRFKDEDGGEFGEWEAKQLKEFATKTVKKNKDMKVTNVISNSAKQGLISQRSYFKKDIANELNIDGYYVISKGDFVYNPRISSESPYGPVHFYELEEDGIVSPLYLCFKTKNINSKFLKYFFMSSQWYKHIYTHGDSGARHDRVSIKDAAFFEMKIAMPSMVEQEKISGVLDVLYLKIEKEKEKLRVLEEQKRGFMRGMFV, from the coding sequence GTGAACGTACCTCAGTTGAGATTTAGTGGGTTTGATGGGGATTGGGAGATTAAGAAAATTAAAGACTTTGCAACAGTAACTTCTAGCAAAAGGGTTTACCTAAATGATTATGTTACTAACGGAATTCCATTTTACAGAGGCAAAGAGATTACCGAATTGAAGTCGGGGAAAACTCCAGAGGATGTGCTATACATTTCCAATGATAGATATGAAGAGTTTAAAACAAGGTTCGGGGCACCTGTCAAAGGAGATATTTTGATTACAGCGGTAGGTACAATTGGGAATAGTATGTTGGTAGAGAATGATGTTGAATTTTATTTTAAAGATGGAAATTTAATTTGGTTAAGAGAAGTTAATCAAAACCCAAAATTTTTATTGTATGTCTTTTCAAATCCGGCTGGACATAAAAAATTACTTGATTCTGCTAGTGGTTCCAATCAAAAAGCACTTACTATCGTTGGCTTAAATAAGTTGGAGTATAAGGTGCCAAAAATTGAAGAACAAAATAAAATTGCTTCTTTTTTCTCGTTGATTGATCAAAAGGTCCAAAAACAACAAGAAAAAATTGAGAAACTAGAACAATTTAAAAAAGGCATGATGCAGAAGGTTTTCTCGCAGGAGTTGCGGTTTAAGGATGAAGATGGTGGGGAGTTTGGGGAGTGGGAAGCAAAGCAATTAAAAGAATTTGCAACTAAAACAGTTAAAAAGAATAAAGACATGAAAGTTACGAATGTAATTTCTAACTCAGCCAAACAAGGGTTAATCTCTCAGAGGAGTTACTTTAAAAAAGATATTGCTAATGAGCTTAACATTGACGGTTACTATGTAATTTCTAAAGGGGATTTTGTATATAATCCTCGAATATCTAGTGAATCGCCATATGGACCGGTTCACTTTTACGAACTAGAAGAGGATGGAATTGTTTCCCCACTATATCTTTGTTTTAAAACAAAAAATATTAATTCTAAATTTCTAAAGTATTTCTTTATGAGTTCTCAGTGGTATAAGCATATATATACTCATGGAGATAGTGGAGCAAGGCATGATCGTGTAAGCATTAAAGACGCTGCTTTCTTTGAAATGAAAATTGCTATGCCTAGTATGGTTGAACAAGAAAAAATAAGTGGTGTATTAGATGTATTGTATCTAAAAATTGAAAAAGAAAAAGAGAAGTTGAGGGTTTTGGAGGAGCAGAAGAGAGGGTTTATGCGTGGGATGTTTGTGTAA
- a CDS encoding DUF6119 family protein produces the protein MEFSIYRQLTRKIDLIQYLIEKGLQRVGNTQIHTSTLIIENEKVEKEVILDFFFKLDTEEIEINWANYWSNFFDGANIREKTIESAYGIIIFDIEGSIFTISLGRGHSLANNFADYDFGFDMAEILHDTETVEVKSSKFFKQTKSKSLTQYNANSYVTSEIGESNELLISKIKLAEKYSGFHLYSYRKKAKFGTAIKIEVDSYIPSVMIDVVHEISYLFSHEDKSGDLPRMIFLKNIDDNQYKISDLNDSLLSSLKSETSKVNLSYYIEDGGDILFNPMDNEEIEIVYNRYTYPLPSYSIDALSQLINDIECTDITKVSIRTISDRSNSKPLIKLLDYGVEYQRKDFYLYKGRWASFNKSYIEYIEREINKVNDCVVLMEEYNLTEEILRVGRDFQESVKNYV, from the coding sequence ATGGAGTTTAGTATTTATAGGCAATTAACCCGTAAGATAGATTTGATTCAGTATCTTATAGAAAAAGGGCTGCAAAGAGTTGGAAATACTCAAATTCATACAAGCACTTTAATAATTGAGAATGAAAAAGTGGAAAAAGAAGTTATTTTAGATTTCTTTTTTAAGTTGGATACAGAAGAAATCGAAATCAACTGGGCTAATTATTGGAGTAATTTTTTTGATGGCGCTAATATTCGGGAGAAAACAATAGAGTCCGCTTATGGAATAATTATTTTTGACATAGAAGGCAGTATATTCACAATATCCCTTGGTAGAGGTCATAGTTTAGCAAATAATTTTGCTGATTATGATTTTGGTTTTGACATGGCAGAAATATTGCATGACACAGAGACTGTTGAAGTGAAATCATCAAAATTTTTTAAACAAACTAAAAGTAAATCTCTAACTCAATATAATGCAAATTCATATGTTACATCTGAAATCGGTGAAAGCAACGAATTGTTAATTAGTAAAATTAAGCTAGCAGAGAAATATTCTGGATTTCATTTATACTCATACAGAAAAAAAGCTAAATTCGGTACAGCAATTAAAATAGAGGTAGATTCCTATATACCTTCCGTAATGATTGATGTAGTACACGAAATTAGTTACTTATTTTCTCATGAAGATAAATCCGGGGATCTCCCGAGAATGATTTTTTTAAAAAATATTGACGACAATCAGTATAAAATTTCCGATTTAAATGATAGCCTTTTAAGCTCTTTAAAAAGTGAAACATCTAAGGTCAATCTTTCATATTATATTGAAGACGGTGGAGATATACTGTTTAACCCTATGGATAACGAAGAAATTGAAATTGTTTACAATCGCTATACATATCCACTTCCATCATATTCAATAGATGCATTGAGTCAATTAATAAATGACATAGAGTGCACTGACATTACTAAGGTATCTATTAGAACGATATCAGATAGAAGTAACTCTAAACCACTAATAAAATTATTGGACTATGGTGTTGAATATCAGCGGAAAGATTTCTACTTGTATAAAGGAAGATGGGCAAGTTTTAATAAATCTTATATAGAATATATTGAACGAGAAATAAACAAAGTAAATGATTGTGTGGTTCTAATGGAAGAATACAACTTAACAGAAGAAATTTTAAGAGTGGGAAGAGACTTTCAGGAGAGCGTCAAGAATTATGTGTAA
- a CDS encoding IS256 family transposase, protein MTQFTTDIMQALVKKEDISEVFRKHLETAVNTLLQTELTAFLDYEKYDRIGFNSGNSRNGVYTRTLHTEYGDLELSMPRDRNGEFNQQTVAPYKRSNDTLEAFVIHMFQKGVTMSEISDLIEKMYGHHYTPQTISNMTKVMSEQVEAFKSRPLDQRYACVYLDATYISLKRDTVSKEAVYITVGIREDGSKEVLAYTVAPTESAFVWEEVLLDLKERGVEEVLLFISDGLKGITDRIFSVFPDAQYQACCVHLSRGIRHKVRVTNRKEILDDFKSVYRAENRELGEKALKVFVDKWKTAYPKVTKSLEANPYIFTFYSFPKSIWRSIYSTNLIESFNKNVKKYSKRKEQFPNEDSLDRFLVSQFEIYNQKFSTRCHIGFDQARAELAEMFKQS, encoded by the coding sequence ATGACTCAGTTTACAACAGATATTATGCAAGCTCTAGTAAAAAAAGAAGACATCTCCGAAGTTTTCCGTAAGCACCTGGAGACGGCGGTCAATACGCTCCTCCAAACAGAACTTACAGCTTTCCTGGATTACGAAAAATACGACCGCATCGGTTTCAATTCCGGCAACTCACGCAACGGTGTCTACACGCGGACACTCCATACGGAGTATGGGGATTTGGAGCTTTCGATGCCACGGGACCGGAACGGCGAATTCAACCAACAGACGGTCGCTCCGTACAAGCGCTCAAACGATACGCTGGAAGCCTTCGTTATTCATATGTTCCAAAAAGGCGTGACGATGTCCGAAATATCGGATTTGATCGAGAAGATGTACGGTCATCATTACACGCCACAAACCATTTCTAATATGACGAAAGTGATGAGCGAACAGGTCGAAGCGTTTAAATCTCGTCCATTAGATCAGCGCTATGCTTGCGTCTATCTCGATGCAACTTACATTTCTCTCAAGCGCGACACGGTCTCGAAGGAAGCTGTCTATATTACTGTTGGCATCCGAGAGGACGGCTCAAAAGAAGTGTTGGCCTATACAGTGGCCCCTACGGAATCCGCATTCGTTTGGGAAGAAGTCCTGTTGGACTTGAAAGAGCGCGGTGTCGAAGAGGTGCTTTTGTTTATCTCCGACGGCTTGAAAGGCATCACTGATCGCATCTTTTCGGTCTTTCCCGATGCTCAATATCAGGCGTGCTGCGTCCACCTGTCGCGTGGTATCCGACACAAAGTTCGCGTCACCAATCGCAAGGAAATTCTTGATGATTTCAAATCGGTCTATCGGGCAGAGAACCGGGAACTGGGTGAAAAAGCGTTGAAAGTCTTTGTCGATAAATGGAAAACGGCCTATCCCAAAGTGACGAAATCGTTGGAAGCGAATCCCTATATTTTCACCTTCTACAGTTTCCCAAAATCCATTTGGCGAAGCATCTATTCGACGAACCTGATCGAATCGTTCAACAAGAACGTAAAGAAATACAGCAAACGCAAGGAGCAATTTCCGAACGAAGATTCCTTAGATCGCTTCTTGGTTTCCCAATTTGAAATCTATAACCAGAAATTCTCCACCCGTTGCCATATCGGATTCGATCAAGCCCGTGCAGAGCTGGCTGAGATGTTCAAGCAATCTTAA
- a CDS encoding ATP-binding protein, translated as MSESFRIVSFTGARFVLTAADLVAECHKAEAKGTVSRLIKKWTRPDLIVLDEVGYFPFDEFSANIFFQVISKRYEHGAMILTSNKSFIEWGKVFGDDVLATAILDRLLHHSVTFNIKGDSYRLKEKKKARIYPATPPA; from the coding sequence TTGTCAGAATCTTTTAGAATTGTTTCTTTCACAGGGGCGCGATTTGTCCTTACCGCAGCCGATCTGGTCGCGGAGTGTCACAAGGCGGAGGCCAAAGGGACGGTCTCCCGCCTCATCAAGAAATGGACACGGCCGGATTTGATCGTGTTGGACGAGGTCGGCTACTTTCCTTTCGACGAGTTCTCAGCGAATATATTTTTCCAAGTCATCTCGAAGAGATATGAGCACGGCGCGATGATTCTAACCTCGAACAAATCGTTTATCGAATGGGGAAAGGTCTTTGGAGATGATGTCCTAGCTACAGCCATTCTCGACCGCCTACTGCACCACTCAGTGACATTTAACATCAAAGGTGATTCCTATCGCCTGAAGGAAAAGAAAAAAGCCAGAATTTATCCGGCTACCCCACCTGCATAG
- a CDS encoding PD-(D/E)XK nuclease family protein, translating to MKVLRVDQFEIRHSNILAWLLNPNEMH from the coding sequence TTGAAAGTCCTGCGGGTTGATCAGTTTGAAATTCGCCATTCGAATATTTTGGCATGGTTGCTGAATCCGAATGAGATGCATTAG